GATTTGCTCATTATTTAAAAGTTATAATGCGCGATAAAATTGGTTCTTTTACAAATTTATCGGAAATTAGTTCGTATTTAAATAGATGGGTAACGCAATATGTTATTTTAAATGACGAAGCAAGTAATTACACAAAAAGTTGTCACCCCTTAAGAGAAGCTAAAATTGATGTTGTTTCTGTGCCAGGAAAGGTAGGTGCTTATAAAGCAGTGATGTATTTACGACCACATTTTTATTTAAATGAACTTACTGTTTCATTACGTTTAGTTACTGACTTAAATAAATAATTTATAGGAGAAAAAATGACAGCACGTATTTTGATGAAAATAAAAAATAAAGAAGGACATTTTTTAAATTCATATAATCAACATAAAGTAACTGAAGTTTTATTACTTACTGATCATAATCGGTTGCTTTTAGCGAATCCTGCAGATGATTTTCATAATTTTAATGAATATCAGTTTAGCGTAAAATATCACATAGAAGACGATAAATCTATAAATGAACTTTGTGGTGGAAAAACATTGGTAGATTGCGTTAAAATTGCGAAAGTTAATTTTAAAAATGATCCAAAAAATACAGGTAATGTTATTCCGTTACTAATGACGCAAATTGGATTATATAATTTTAATTTAAAAGTAACAAAAGATGAAGACTCAAGAACTGCTCTTTTTGTTTTTTCTCACTTAAGTGAATTGGATAGTAATGGTACTTCTACAGTAGTGCAAAAACACTTTATTGAAAAAGAGATGACAGCACCTCTTCAAAGAACGGAATATTTTGATGCTTCTACAAATTGCTCTATTACAGATCCTCCTAAAGGATTTAATATCGATTTAGTACCAGACATCATTAAAGTGTAAAATAAGTTTAAACTTAAATTTTTCAAATATATGGTTAACGATGAAGAGACTCGATAATATTTTTTACGGTTTACAAAAACAAAGTAAGGAAGATTTGTTTTTGTCTCTTTCTCGTAATCTTGATAATATTTTAAATACAAGAAGTTCTTTATCCTGTTCAGATTTTATATCAAGTGAATTTTTATCGAGTATTTATTTTGGTGTTCCTAGTTTTACGCATCTTTCTATGAATTCTAAAAAAGATAAAGAAATACTATGTATCTCTATTGAAAAAGCAATAGTTAACTTTGAAAATAGATTGCAAAATGTTATGGTTGAGTTTTGTAATTATGATAATTTAAAAAAAGAAGCAAAAATTGTTGTTTTTGGCGAATTTTTAAAGAATGAGGTGGTGGTTAACCTTGTTCTTAAAGTGGTGTTTTGGGAGTTTCTTGTTAATGTCAAAAAAGAATGATAGCTCAAATTTTTTGAATACTTACCTTAATACTCTCAATAATTTAAGAAATAATGGTAAAATTTTTTCACAAGAAAATCCTGAGATAGCAAGTCATTTAAATTTAGCATTTAGACAAAGCAATGATCCAGAAACAGAGCGACTTATTGAATCTTTTGCTTATATGTTTGCAAATGTTGAAAGTAAATCTTTTTTGTTTCGCAATGAGTATTTTACAAATTTTATTGAAGGGTTTTTTCCTGAGCTCAATAATAAAATTCCTGCACTTTCTGTATTAAAAATTAGTTTAGATAAAAGTATTTTTTCAAAAGAAAAATTTGTAGAAAAAATTCCAAAATCAACTTTATTTTCTTGTAAAAATAGTAACGGAATCAATTGCTTTTTTACATCATTAGATCCGGAAATTTTACCCGCATCAATGCTAGTAAACTCTAATTTTAAAGAAATAAATAGTATAACAAGTCGTCATGCAATCGAATTGAATTTTGAAATGTTTTGCCCTGTATCTGTTTCACAAGACCATCCTTATTCAATACCTTTATATATAGACTCAGATTTTAACACTTCACTCGAAATTTTTGAAGCCTTATTTTCGAGTGAAGAGCCTATTCAAGTTTTTTTAGAGGATGAAAAAAAATATTATAAAATTTCAAGAGACAGTTTGTCTCATAATTTTAATAATTTATCTCACGGTATGCAAAAAAATTATTTGTATTTTTTTTATGATTTTATTAATTATTATCAAAAATATTTCTTTTTTAAATTAAATTTAAATATACCATGTACTCTAAACAAAAAATTTAAAATTTTAATTCCTATTAAAAATAAGGAGCTAACAAATTTTCAAAGAATCGAGAATCAATTTATTCAATCTCATTGT
This region of Spirobacillus cienkowskii genomic DNA includes:
- a CDS encoding type VI secretion system baseplate subunit TssF, encoding MSKKNDSSNFLNTYLNTLNNLRNNGKIFSQENPEIASHLNLAFRQSNDPETERLIESFAYMFANVESKSFLFRNEYFTNFIEGFFPELNNKIPALSVLKISLDKSIFSKEKFVEKIPKSTLFSCKNSNGINCFFTSLDPEILPASMLVNSNFKEINSITSRHAIELNFEMFCPVSVSQDHPYSIPLYIDSDFNTSLEIFEALFSSEEPIQVFLEDEKKYYKISRDSLSHNFNNLSHGMQKNYLYFFYDFINYYQKYFFFKLNLNIPCTLNKKFKILIPIKNKELTNFQRIENQFIQSHCIPVVNIFEKKLKPIKCNNEKNEYELKIADYLEENTEILKLNSVVTYDSNSGESIAIPSFYDLEENSSLKVWHSNLYWSTRKTFLDHTENNYSIFLKIFSLKEEDKNSNSLVDYFFPTADCTNADEVNNIAPNTQFQCHYGVISYKKIQSLFWPKCGKRPLVGSNSIEALHILLKLNYELLSQKILNPLELVKIIDFICNDENPIKSLIKNILFNSNGFSSEEIIKQKVIGNQSFYVPGILYKLKIFNKNINISGVHFFINFLNYYFDQIKDFNNFVKFEVDWV
- the tssE gene encoding type VI secretion system baseplate subunit TssE, which produces MKRLDNIFYGLQKQSKEDLFLSLSRNLDNILNTRSSLSCSDFISSEFLSSIYFGVPSFTHLSMNSKKDKEILCISIEKAIVNFENRLQNVMVEFCNYDNLKKEAKIVVFGEFLKNEVVVNLVLKVVFWEFLVNVKKE